Proteins co-encoded in one Anabaena sphaerica FACHB-251 genomic window:
- a CDS encoding non-ribosomal peptide synthetase has protein sequence MNKKNIENIYPLSPTQQGILFHTLHAPESGVYVVQSCYTFSQSINIAAFKQAWQQIINQHPILRTYFHWKQHKEPFQVVHKSVELPWQQQDWQNLSVTAQSEKLTAFLAADRQQGFDIYQPSLMRLILIQIAPKTYHFIWSSHHLILDGWSAALVLHQVFQAYEVLCKGQVLPLPRSRPYQDYIAWLQQQDLAKAEAFWRKYLKGFTAPTQLKVNAFANSITGCGEKSIKLSSATTTALQSFARQHKLTLNTLVQGAWAILLSRYSGEEDVVFGATSSGRPPALVGSDSMVGLFINTLPVRVQTSGNKLLISWLQKLQTQQIEAQQYEYSPLVQVQGWSEVPRDLPLFETILVFENYPVDASLKAKSTEMQIHNVCSTESTNYSLSLSVGTSTELKLEILYDRSRFHAETITCILGHLQTLLEGIVANPHQSLSSLPLLTSAEIHQQLVEWNNTQTEYPKDKCIHQLFEEQAEKTPDAVAVVFENKHITYQQLNQKANQLAHFLQKLGVKPEIPVAICMERSLEMVIGVLGILKAGGAYVPLDPAYPQERLKYMFTDAAISVMLTQNKLLAKLSEYQEKIICLDTDWEKISRESPANPSINIQANNLAYVIYTSGSTGKPKGVMIEHQSLINFTEAAKVKYQIQTGERILQFASISFDAAAEEIYPCLTSGATLVLRTDEMLSSLAKFMENCRNWQITVLDLPTAYWHLIVSELANHNLTLPESLRLIIIGGESALPEKVAIWQKQVGTYPQLINTYGPTETTVVATYCNLTTTQINGQEVPIGCSINNVQIYILDQDLQPLPVGIPGEIYIGGAGLARGYLNRPKLTDEKFIPNPFLPDAKLYKTGDLARYLPNGNIQFIGRIDNQIKLRGFRIELGEIESVLIQHPYIQEAVVTARQNTLVGYIVADSQNIPSNSDIQNFLKEKLPEYMVPSGFIFLESLPLTTNGKIDHKALLAADTAITEREKLFKEARNSLEKELLTIWREILHLPQISIDENFFDLGGHSLLIVQLFARIRSTFKIDLPLQTLFAAPTIETLAAQLEIARQAKLSSTITLTNSTLDLKTEAFLDPTITVEGKSIEYTNEPACIFLTGATGFLGAFLLDELLKQSQAEIYCLVRANSFAEGKQKIYQALTAYLIGNESQSSRIIPVLGDLSQPLLGISPAQFTALAQKIDVIYHNGAWVHHTYPYSTLKAANVLGTQEVLRLAGEIKIKPVHFISTISVFSAPMGSGVHPVQEQSNLDDFPIPEGGYTQSKWVAEELVNIASKRGLPVSIYRLGRVSGHSRTGVFNPNDFFYRLLIGCIQLGKAPNVEYLENLAPVDYVSKAIVNLSQQQQSLGKAFHLLNSHYLDLNMLFNSIREFGYPLQAISQEQWYEELVKIAENYLDHPLYPLIPFFMHSHQTKNLKILKFDCEQTLNALAHSSICCPKVDGNLCKTYISHLISSSLVQKPQNLQISVN, from the coding sequence ATGAATAAAAAGAATATTGAAAATATTTATCCTCTTTCGCCTACCCAACAAGGCATACTCTTTCATACTCTCCACGCACCAGAATCAGGAGTTTATGTAGTTCAAAGCTGTTACACATTTAGCCAATCTATTAACATCGCTGCTTTTAAACAAGCTTGGCAACAAATCATCAATCAGCACCCAATTTTACGCACTTATTTTCACTGGAAACAGCATAAAGAGCCGTTTCAAGTAGTACATAAATCTGTAGAATTACCTTGGCAGCAACAGGACTGGCAAAACTTATCTGTCACTGCACAATCAGAAAAATTAACAGCATTCCTAGCAGCAGATCGCCAACAAGGGTTTGATATTTATCAACCATCTTTAATGCGGTTGATATTGATTCAAATAGCTCCAAAAACTTATCATTTTATTTGGAGTAGCCACCATTTAATTTTAGATGGTTGGTCTGCGGCTTTGGTGCTACATCAAGTTTTTCAGGCTTACGAAGTATTATGTAAAGGACAAGTTCTCCCATTACCGCGCTCTCGTCCATATCAGGATTATATTGCTTGGTTACAACAGCAAGATTTAGCTAAAGCAGAAGCATTTTGGCGGAAATACCTCAAAGGTTTTACTGCACCGACTCAACTAAAAGTTAATGCTTTTGCTAATTCAATTACAGGATGTGGAGAAAAATCAATTAAGCTATCATCAGCAACAACTACAGCATTACAATCATTTGCACGACAGCACAAGTTGACTTTAAACACTTTAGTACAGGGAGCTTGGGCTATACTCCTGAGTCGTTATAGTGGTGAGGAAGATGTAGTTTTCGGAGCTACTTCCTCTGGTCGTCCACCTGCATTAGTCGGCTCAGATTCAATGGTAGGTTTATTTATTAACACCTTACCAGTGCGTGTACAAACATCTGGGAACAAATTATTAATTTCCTGGTTGCAAAAACTTCAAACGCAACAAATAGAAGCTCAACAATATGAATACAGTCCCTTGGTGCAAGTGCAAGGATGGAGTGAAGTTCCGAGAGATTTGCCTTTATTTGAAACAATTTTAGTATTTGAAAACTACCCTGTAGATGCTTCCTTAAAAGCAAAATCTACAGAGATGCAAATTCATAATGTTTGCTCTACGGAATCAACAAATTATTCCCTTAGTCTGTCAGTAGGAACAAGTACAGAATTAAAGCTAGAGATTTTATATGATCGTAGTCGTTTTCATGCAGAAACTATAACTTGTATTTTAGGTCATCTACAAACATTATTAGAGGGTATAGTTGCTAATCCTCACCAATCTCTATCTTCATTACCTTTATTGACATCAGCCGAAATACATCAACAATTGGTGGAATGGAATAATACCCAAACAGAGTATCCCAAAGACAAGTGTATCCATCAATTATTTGAGGAACAGGCAGAAAAAACACCAGATGCAGTAGCGGTAGTGTTTGAAAATAAACACATTACCTATCAACAACTCAACCAAAAAGCGAATCAACTAGCGCACTTTTTACAAAAATTGGGTGTAAAACCAGAAATACCAGTTGCCATTTGTATGGAACGTTCCCTGGAAATGGTAATTGGTGTATTAGGAATATTAAAAGCAGGTGGTGCTTATGTTCCCCTTGATCCTGCTTATCCACAAGAAAGATTGAAATATATGTTTACCGATGCTGCAATATCGGTAATGCTCACTCAAAATAAATTATTAGCAAAATTGAGTGAATATCAAGAAAAAATTATTTGTTTAGATACTGACTGGGAGAAAATTTCTAGAGAAAGTCCAGCAAATCCCTCAATTAATATACAAGCTAATAACTTAGCTTATGTAATTTACACCTCTGGTTCTACAGGAAAACCAAAAGGAGTAATGATTGAACATCAATCATTAATCAATTTTACCGAAGCTGCTAAAGTTAAATATCAAATTCAAACGGGAGAAAGAATTTTACAATTTGCATCCATTAGTTTTGATGCTGCTGCTGAAGAAATTTATCCTTGTTTAACATCTGGTGCAACACTGGTACTGCGTACAGATGAAATGCTGAGTTCTCTGGCTAAATTTATGGAAAATTGCCGCAATTGGCAAATTACAGTTTTAGATTTACCCACAGCATACTGGCATTTAATAGTTTCGGAATTGGCAAATCACAACTTAACTTTACCAGAGTCATTAAGATTAATCATTATTGGTGGAGAAAGCGCACTTCCTGAAAAAGTTGCAATTTGGCAAAAGCAAGTAGGTACTTATCCTCAGTTAATTAATACCTATGGTCCAACAGAAACAACCGTAGTTGCCACTTATTGTAATTTAACTACAACACAAATAAATGGGCAAGAAGTACCAATTGGTTGCTCTATTAATAATGTTCAAATATATATCTTAGACCAGGACTTACAACCCTTACCTGTGGGTATACCTGGTGAAATCTACATTGGTGGTGCAGGTTTAGCAAGGGGTTATTTAAACCGTCCTAAATTAACAGATGAAAAGTTTATACCCAATCCTTTTTTACCTGATGCCAAACTATATAAAACAGGAGATTTAGCTCGTTATCTTCCCAACGGTAATATTCAATTTATTGGACGTATTGATAATCAAATAAAACTGCGCGGTTTTCGGATTGAACTAGGAGAAATTGAATCTGTTTTAATTCAACATCCATATATTCAAGAAGCAGTAGTTACAGCGCGACAAAATACCTTAGTAGGCTACATAGTTGCTGATTCTCAAAACATACCCAGCAACAGCGACATTCAAAACTTCCTCAAAGAAAAGTTGCCAGAATATATGGTTCCTAGTGGATTTATTTTCTTAGAAAGTCTGCCACTGACAACTAATGGCAAAATTGACCATAAAGCCTTACTCGCAGCAGATACGGCTATAACAGAAAGGGAAAAGCTATTTAAAGAAGCACGAAATTCCTTAGAGAAGGAATTGCTAACAATTTGGCGTGAAATTTTGCACCTTCCCCAAATTAGTATTGATGAAAACTTTTTTGATTTAGGTGGACATTCTTTATTAATAGTTCAGTTATTTGCCCGTATCCGTTCTACTTTCAAAATAGATTTACCCCTACAAACTTTATTTGCTGCACCGACTATAGAAACTCTCGCAGCACAATTAGAAATAGCCCGTCAAGCTAAATTATCCTCAACAATTACTCTTACTAATTCTACCTTAGACCTCAAAACTGAAGCATTTCTTGATCCCACAATTACAGTTGAGGGTAAATCAATAGAATACACCAATGAACCAGCTTGTATATTTCTCACAGGTGCAACAGGTTTCTTAGGTGCTTTTTTACTCGACGAACTTCTCAAACAAAGTCAAGCTGAAATATATTGCTTGGTACGTGCTAATAGTTTTGCAGAAGGTAAGCAAAAAATTTATCAAGCTTTAACAGCATATTTAATTGGGAATGAATCACAAAGTTCTCGCATTATTCCAGTTCTAGGAGATTTATCTCAACCGCTTTTAGGTATTTCCCCAGCACAGTTTACAGCACTAGCTCAAAAAATAGATGTTATTTACCATAATGGTGCATGGGTACATCATACTTATCCATATTCCACACTCAAAGCAGCTAATGTGTTAGGTACGCAAGAAGTTTTAAGATTAGCTGGTGAAATCAAAATCAAACCAGTACATTTCATTTCAACTATTAGCGTTTTTTCTGCACCTATGGGTTCTGGAGTACATCCAGTTCAAGAACAGTCTAATCTTGATGATTTTCCCATACCAGAAGGTGGTTATACCCAAAGTAAATGGGTTGCAGAAGAGCTAGTTAATATTGCAAGTAAACGTGGCTTACCAGTTTCTATTTATAGACTAGGAAGGGTATCAGGACATAGCAGAACAGGTGTATTTAATCCTAATGACTTTTTTTATCGCTTACTTATTGGCTGCATTCAATTAGGAAAAGCGCCTAATGTAGAATATTTAGAAAATCTCGCTCCTGTAGATTATGTCAGCAAAGCCATAGTTAATTTATCCCAACAACAACAATCTTTAGGAAAAGCTTTTCACTTACTCAATTCTCATTATCTCGATTTAAATATGCTATTCAATAGCATTCGTGAATTTGGTTATCCACTACAAGCAATTTCTCAAGAACAGTGGTATGAAGAATTAGTAAAAATAGCAGAAAATTATCTAGATCATCCTTTATATCCATTGATACCATTTTTCATGCACTCCCATCAAACTAAAAACTTAAAAATCTTAAAATTTGATTGTGAGCAAACATTAAATGCACTGGCTCACAGTTCCATTTGTTGTCCAAAAGTAGATGGAAACCTGTGCAAAACCTATATCTCACACTTGATTAGTAGTAGTTTAGTCCAAAAACCACAAAACCTGCAAATTTCTGTAAATTAA
- a CDS encoding aspartate aminotransferase family protein, with protein sequence MKKKFFSLQQTLYPTEIVPQNTPENYLSQFINNYNTRTKTSKQITQYYRATLADSRNPYGFSLPLKELCYPIVAQKSLGSRIWDVDGNEYIDLVMGLGINLFGHNPSFIKQALLEQLEQGIQIGPQTELAGEVAELISDLTGMERVTFSNTGTEAVMTAVRIARAATKRYKIAIFSGSYHGHSDGTLVKLQELDGKLQTVPLSCGVPKSIVEDVLILDYGNPQSLEVIKAHGQELAAVLVEPVQDGCLDLQPKEFLHQLRQLTTELGIVLIFDEMITGFRIHPGGAQAWFGVQADIATYGKIVGGGMPISVIAGKAVYMDKIDGGMWNYGDSSFPQVETTFFAGTYCKHPLSLAAAKAVLKYMQFQGSQLQTKLNQRTAEFVKTLNDYFAVAGLPIKMTHFGSLFGPASSGVSANSNTDSRIGLSLLNYHLIHKGILSRGSSGFLSTAHTDEDINYIIQGVKDSISELASGELL encoded by the coding sequence ATGAAGAAAAAATTCTTTAGCTTACAACAAACCTTATATCCTACCGAAATTGTACCTCAAAATACACCAGAAAATTACTTGTCTCAATTCATTAACAATTATAATACTAGGACAAAAACATCAAAACAAATTACACAATACTATCGAGCTACTTTAGCTGATAGCCGCAATCCCTATGGGTTTAGTTTGCCATTGAAAGAGCTTTGTTATCCCATTGTCGCGCAAAAATCTTTAGGTTCAAGAATTTGGGATGTTGACGGTAATGAATATATAGATTTGGTTATGGGATTGGGTATCAATCTCTTTGGACATAACCCATCTTTTATTAAACAAGCTTTACTTGAACAACTAGAACAAGGTATTCAAATTGGACCACAAACAGAATTAGCTGGTGAAGTTGCGGAGTTAATCTCCGACCTGACAGGAATGGAAAGAGTAACTTTTAGTAATACAGGCACAGAAGCAGTAATGACAGCAGTTCGTATTGCTAGAGCCGCAACAAAGCGTTATAAAATAGCCATCTTTTCTGGTTCATATCATGGTCATTCTGATGGAACTTTAGTAAAGTTGCAAGAATTAGATGGAAAATTGCAAACAGTTCCTTTAAGTTGTGGAGTTCCAAAAAGTATTGTTGAAGATGTGTTGATTTTGGATTATGGAAATCCTCAATCATTGGAAGTAATCAAAGCTCATGGACAAGAATTAGCTGCTGTTTTAGTTGAACCTGTACAAGATGGTTGTCTCGATTTACAACCAAAAGAATTTCTGCATCAATTGCGGCAATTAACCACAGAGTTAGGTATAGTTTTGATTTTCGATGAAATGATTACTGGGTTTAGAATTCATCCAGGTGGAGCGCAAGCATGGTTTGGTGTTCAGGCAGATATAGCTACTTACGGAAAAATTGTCGGTGGAGGAATGCCAATTAGTGTGATTGCTGGTAAAGCTGTTTATATGGATAAAATTGATGGCGGTATGTGGAACTATGGAGATTCTTCTTTTCCCCAGGTAGAAACAACATTTTTTGCAGGTACATATTGTAAACATCCTTTATCTTTGGCAGCAGCAAAAGCTGTACTCAAGTATATGCAATTTCAAGGTTCTCAGTTGCAAACAAAATTGAATCAAAGAACAGCAGAGTTTGTAAAAACTTTAAATGATTATTTTGCCGTTGCCGGTTTACCTATCAAAATGACACATTTTGGTTCTTTATTTGGTCCTGCTAGTTCTGGAGTGTCAGCAAATTCCAATACGGATTCAAGAATAGGTTTAAGTTTATTAAACTATCATTTAATTCATAAAGGTATCTTGAGTAGAGGTAGCAGCGGTTTTTTATCTACTGCTCATACCGATGAAGATATTAATTACATCATTCAAGGTGTTAAGGATAGTATCAGTGAATTGGCTTCAGGAGAATTATTGTAA
- a CDS encoding cupin-like domain-containing protein: MKITPIERINQPSITEFCNKFVIPDKPVILTGVANEWKACEQWTPETFKSMFGDVIAPLRASDDEIEVFFGGLAEKKLISIADYIDSILSETQDGHKRLYLGNIPFDSPIAKAHLDKIRPDFEFPNYFPDNTGNDLRLWIGGANQKSTIHNDNYHNLNAQIFGEKTFLLFAPEEYQKLYATKMDDELWSSPIDPQKPNLSKYPLFDDVTGLEAVLAPGDILFIPAFWWHQARSITPSINVNMWVYTHKICEIWEQHPVLSGNMANVVS; encoded by the coding sequence ATGAAAATAACGCCTATTGAACGGATTAATCAACCATCAATAACAGAATTTTGTAATAAGTTTGTCATTCCAGACAAACCAGTGATTCTCACTGGAGTTGCTAATGAGTGGAAAGCTTGTGAACAGTGGACACCAGAGACATTTAAATCCATGTTTGGAGATGTAATTGCTCCTTTAAGAGCAAGTGATGATGAAATAGAGGTATTTTTTGGTGGTTTGGCAGAAAAGAAACTAATTTCTATAGCCGATTATATAGACAGTATTTTGTCGGAAACTCAAGATGGTCATAAACGGTTATATTTAGGTAATATTCCCTTTGATTCGCCTATAGCTAAAGCCCATCTTGACAAAATCAGACCGGATTTTGAATTTCCTAATTATTTTCCAGACAATACTGGTAATGATTTACGTCTCTGGATTGGAGGAGCTAATCAAAAATCAACTATTCACAACGACAATTATCATAATCTTAATGCACAGATATTTGGTGAAAAAACATTTTTATTGTTTGCCCCAGAAGAGTATCAAAAATTATATGCTACAAAGATGGATGATGAATTATGGTCAAGTCCTATAGACCCCCAAAAGCCAAATTTATCAAAATATCCATTATTTGATGATGTTACTGGATTAGAAGCTGTACTTGCTCCAGGAGATATACTTTTTATTCCTGCTTTTTGGTGGCATCAAGCACGGTCAATTACACCATCTATCAACGTTAATATGTGGGTTTATACTCATAAAATATGTGAAATTTGGGAACAACATCCTGTTTTAAGCGGAAATATGGCTAATGTTGTTTCGTAA
- a CDS encoding ABC transporter ATP-binding protein produces the protein MKGLSTKNLSLAYDGATIIWDLNLAIPAGKISALVGANGCGKSTLLRGLARLLKPRGGAVYLDGESIFQLSTKEVAQQLGILPQSPVAPEGLTVRDLVAQGRYPYQNWLQQWSQKDEKIVQQALEITDLLKLSERALDTLSGGQRQRAWIAMALAQDTDILLLDEPTTFLDLAHQIEVLDLLYELNQFQDRTIVMVLHDLNQACRYADYLVAVKEGRIFTAGEPQEIMNEEMVKEVFGLDCRVVADPVVGTPMCIPIGRKGKG, from the coding sequence ATGAAAGGATTATCAACGAAAAATTTATCTTTAGCTTATGATGGTGCAACCATTATTTGGGATTTAAATTTAGCGATTCCTGCGGGAAAAATTAGTGCTTTAGTTGGTGCTAATGGTTGCGGAAAATCTACTTTATTAAGAGGTTTGGCTCGATTGCTTAAACCTCGTGGTGGTGCTGTATATCTGGATGGAGAATCTATTTTTCAACTTTCCACAAAAGAAGTAGCCCAACAATTGGGAATTTTACCTCAAAGTCCCGTAGCACCAGAAGGTTTAACAGTCAGAGATTTAGTAGCCCAAGGACGTTATCCTTATCAAAATTGGTTGCAGCAATGGTCCCAGAAAGATGAAAAAATTGTTCAACAGGCGTTAGAAATTACGGATTTACTCAAGTTATCTGAACGGGCATTAGATACTTTATCCGGTGGACAAAGACAACGCGCTTGGATTGCTATGGCACTAGCTCAAGATACGGATATTTTACTATTAGATGAACCGACTACTTTTTTAGATTTGGCACATCAAATAGAAGTTTTAGATTTGTTGTATGAGTTGAACCAATTTCAGGACAGAACTATTGTCATGGTGTTACATGATTTAAATCAAGCTTGTCGTTATGCTGATTATTTAGTAGCAGTTAAAGAAGGCAGAATTTTTACTGCTGGAGAACCACAAGAAATCATGAATGAGGAAATGGTAAAAGAGGTGTTTGGGTTAGATTGTCGTGTTGTTGCTGACCCAGTTGTAGGAACACCAATGTGTATACCAATAGGACGTAAGGGTAAAGGTTGA
- a CDS encoding FecCD family ABC transporter permease: MKVDWLVIRSSAISFRIDRRVPIMLLFLLAVIGVAMVINVGRGEYPISPLDIIKTLLGVNTGNPDHLFVINTLRLPRTVVAFMVGMALAISGTIFQGLTRNPLADPGIIGINSGASLAAVTVIVLFPSAPIYTLPFSAFCGALLMAALIYWLAWNNGSSPILLILMGVGLSAIASAFTSLMITFGDIYSVNDALVWLAGSVYGRTWEQVFSFLPWLIILVPMALTLARHLNALNLGDDVARSLGSRVEWQRSLLLLVAVALAGASVATAGMIGFVGLISPHLGRQLVGSNHQGLIPTSALLGGMIVVVADLLGRTLFAPIEIPCGVVTAAVGAPSFLYLLIRNRKK; the protein is encoded by the coding sequence ATGAAGGTTGATTGGTTGGTGATTCGTTCCTCTGCAATATCTTTTCGTATAGACAGGCGTGTACCAATAATGCTGTTATTTTTACTAGCAGTGATTGGGGTAGCGATGGTGATAAATGTGGGTAGAGGTGAATATCCTATCTCTCCCCTAGATATTATTAAAACTCTATTGGGTGTAAATACGGGAAACCCTGATCATTTATTCGTTATTAATACCCTGCGTCTACCTCGTACCGTTGTGGCTTTTATGGTGGGAATGGCGCTGGCCATTTCTGGTACTATCTTTCAAGGTTTAACACGCAATCCCTTGGCTGACCCTGGTATTATTGGGATCAATTCTGGGGCAAGTTTGGCAGCAGTTACAGTTATTGTCTTATTTCCTTCCGCACCTATTTATACCTTACCTTTTTCAGCCTTTTGCGGTGCTTTGTTAATGGCGGCTTTAATTTATTGGCTGGCTTGGAATAATGGCAGTTCGCCGATTTTATTAATTTTAATGGGTGTGGGTTTATCTGCGATCGCTAGTGCCTTCACCAGTTTAATGATTACCTTCGGTGACATTTACAGTGTCAATGATGCTTTAGTGTGGTTAGCGGGTAGCGTTTACGGACGTACTTGGGAACAGGTATTTTCTTTTTTACCTTGGTTGATTATTCTTGTACCGATGGCGTTGACATTAGCCAGACATTTGAACGCTTTAAATTTAGGAGATGATGTAGCGAGAAGTTTAGGTAGTCGCGTGGAATGGCAGCGTAGTTTACTGCTGTTGGTAGCAGTAGCTTTAGCAGGTGCATCAGTAGCGACTGCGGGAATGATCGGTTTTGTCGGTTTAATCTCACCCCATTTAGGCAGACAGTTAGTAGGTTCAAATCATCAAGGTTTGATTCCTACTTCAGCACTGTTAGGGGGAATGATTGTTGTCGTTGCAGACTTATTAGGAAGAACTTTATTTGCACCTATTGAAATTCCCTGTGGCGTTGTTACTGCTGCTGTTGGCGCTCCTTCTTTTCTGTATTTGTTAATTCGTAATCGAAAAAAGTAG
- a CDS encoding FecCD family ABC transporter permease, producing the protein MIPNILIKSAAKPVFSLVACLLLLLICLVSSVTLGAAEIPIDKILTSFVSFDGSYQHLVIQTVRLPRSLIAILVGAALAVSGALMQGLTRNPLADPGILGIESGAALTVVVTIFVFGSTSVTTLTIAAFLGAGVTAILVYFLGSLGKGGATPLNITVAGAALTALISSLTTAILIISQRTLEEIRFWLAGSLAGRDTPVLFSALPFVIIGLLMAFALGRQITTMSLGDDVAKGLGQKTAWIKIITAVSVVLLAGSSVALAGPIGFIGLVVPHVVRFFIKTDYRWILHYSAVVGATLLLIADITARVILKPQELPVGVMTALVGAPFFVYLAKSKVKK; encoded by the coding sequence ATGATCCCTAATATTTTGATCAAATCGGCTGCTAAACCTGTATTCAGCTTAGTTGCGTGTTTATTGTTGCTGCTTATTTGTTTAGTATCTAGTGTCACATTGGGAGCAGCAGAAATACCAATAGATAAGATCCTGACATCCTTTGTCAGCTTTGACGGTTCATATCAACACTTAGTTATTCAAACAGTCAGATTACCGCGATCGCTCATTGCTATTTTAGTCGGTGCAGCCCTAGCAGTATCTGGAGCCTTAATGCAAGGTTTAACACGCAATCCCCTAGCAGATCCCGGTATTCTGGGTATCGAATCCGGTGCAGCACTCACCGTAGTTGTCACAATTTTTGTGTTTGGTAGTACATCAGTTACTACTTTGACAATAGCGGCCTTTTTGGGTGCGGGAGTCACAGCGATTTTAGTCTACTTCCTGGGTTCACTGGGAAAGGGAGGCGCTACCCCGCTGAATATCACAGTAGCAGGTGCAGCACTGACAGCTTTAATTTCTTCCCTCACCACTGCCATTTTAATCATCAGTCAACGCACATTAGAAGAAATTAGATTTTGGTTAGCTGGTTCATTAGCTGGTAGAGATACCCCTGTCCTATTTTCCGCACTACCGTTTGTCATCATCGGTTTATTAATGGCCTTTGCTTTGGGTAGACAAATTACTACCATGAGTCTAGGTGACGATGTAGCCAAAGGTTTAGGTCAAAAAACAGCCTGGATCAAAATTATTACCGCCGTCAGCGTAGTTTTACTAGCCGGAAGTTCAGTAGCCCTTGCTGGTCCCATCGGTTTTATTGGTTTAGTCGTTCCTCACGTTGTCCGATTTTTCATTAAAACCGATTATCGCTGGATTTTACATTATTCCGCCGTTGTGGGGGCAACTTTACTGTTAATAGCAGATATTACCGCCCGTGTCATCCTCAAACCCCAGGAATTACCTGTAGGTGTGATGACTGCACTGGTGGGCGCTCCCTTTTTTGTTTATCTGGCTAAATCAAAGGTGAAAAAATGA
- a CDS encoding ExbD/TolR family protein: MRLQDEPEIPAQINIVPMIDVIFAILTFFIMSTLYLTRSEGLPVNLPQAATGKTDRPAQVTLTINNTGKIFLNKEAVSLEQLAAQVREKVEPSKQLMVILNADEAVNHGQVVAVMDKVRQVEGVKLGIATRK; this comes from the coding sequence ATGCGTCTACAAGATGAACCGGAAATACCAGCACAGATTAACATTGTGCCGATGATTGATGTGATCTTTGCGATTTTGACCTTTTTTATCATGTCAACATTGTATTTAACTCGTTCTGAGGGTTTACCAGTTAATTTACCTCAAGCTGCTACGGGAAAAACAGATCGTCCTGCCCAGGTAACATTAACTATTAATAATACTGGCAAGATATTTTTGAATAAAGAAGCTGTTAGTTTAGAGCAATTAGCAGCCCAGGTGAGAGAAAAAGTAGAACCATCAAAGCAATTAATGGTAATCCTTAATGCAGATGAAGCCGTTAATCACGGACAAGTAGTAGCAGTGATGGATAAAGTGCGACAGGTGGAAGGAGTGAAATTAGGTATAGCTACACGCAAATAG
- a CDS encoding MotA/TolQ/ExbB proton channel family protein gives MDIKNLFTAGGVVMWPLLLSSVLAVGLIVERIKFWVTISTRQQRVVRNVLNLYRQDNVVSTIDTLRKNADLPIARIFLTALELEEPNPEEFRLALESEAQAEIPLFKRFNTIFDTIIALAPLLGLLGTVLGLIGSFASLNIGDVGGTKAAGVTSGISEALVSTATGLIVAIFTLVFANTFRGFYQRQIALIQEYGGHLELLYRRRYERGEKTYASTR, from the coding sequence ATGGATATCAAAAATCTGTTTACAGCAGGTGGTGTGGTGATGTGGCCGCTGCTACTGTCTTCTGTATTGGCGGTAGGGCTAATTGTTGAACGGATCAAGTTTTGGGTAACAATCAGTACCCGTCAGCAACGGGTAGTCAGAAATGTGTTGAATCTCTATCGTCAAGACAATGTGGTAAGTACAATTGATACACTCCGCAAAAATGCAGATTTACCTATTGCCAGGATTTTTTTGACGGCTTTAGAGTTAGAAGAACCAAATCCAGAAGAATTTCGCTTGGCGTTGGAGAGTGAAGCCCAAGCAGAAATACCGTTATTTAAACGATTTAATACAATTTTTGACACAATTATTGCCCTTGCACCCTTGTTAGGGTTATTGGGTACTGTATTGGGATTAATTGGTTCTTTCGCTTCTCTCAATATTGGTGATGTTGGGGGAACTAAAGCGGCGGGTGTAACTAGCGGTATTAGTGAGGCGTTGGTTTCTACCGCTACAGGTTTAATTGTGGCAATTTTTACCTTAGTTTTTGCTAATACTTTCCGGGGATTTTATCAAAGGCAAATTGCTTTGATTCAAGAATATGGTGGTCATTTAGAATTGCTATACCGTCGTCGCTACGAACGAGGAGAAAAAACCTATGCGTCTACAAGATGA